cgcAGACTGTACACACTTTGTCAGTCTCTCGTTCACAATTTGAGAAACATTTGATAATTCCTCGAATTTCCAGCACAATCCCCATTGTGTGGCCATAATTCACCCTAAagaatccatgccttttgcaccCCTTCTCCCTGAGTACTGCCTGTTCCAAAGCACTTCTCCCTCACACCACTCTCCATCATGTGAtctggtctttctcacaggctacaagtgaagacagacacatcggggtgcgtattgaagatattggaaaaactgtccacatttacttttcgtcagccaacaagatgagtaggcctaacgaacagaaAAAGCACTAGTTTAtatcaatctactatccccatagtacaaaagttgacctattctgtgtgagaaataaatattccaaacatagtctgggacagttgtgggatgtgatAGATACCAAATGAATTAACTGCTAGCATCAAAAAAAGTTTTATGCAATGTGGCTGaagcaacagatcagaacatttaacTTAAAACGTTGATAAACTATttggctatttcttcacattataagcgcacaCAGCAGTAAGCTATAAGTGTGAATGTTCCATTagtgggaaaacaccattattaaaagtgcttttattataaaggtgcatttttttatggttatcttccccaaacttgaaactcgaAACTCACgcgctgcttatgtatgccagttaagCTCTATTTGACCAcgttagttgtgatacaaaccttatcaaaacatataggcctttgggctacatgaggtgtggaCTATGATTCGAAGAGAAAAAAGAGGCATTGTTTCTTGCCTTAAGATGGGCATCAatgtgataatatataattcacaagtgataagctaatattgtcacccatcagactattctttaatcttgtctttacatatactaaataatatatgtgtgaaatccgttttgatttagaatggaccattatcatgcacatgtctcgaaacaggggcaggggaaaaaatacatgtcatctctgcacttaaatagcgaatggaggacactcatcccagccaggtaggctatactcctgttgtaaagatacgcaatgtgcttaatatttgcttaatattaggaaagttgagaaataaatatagtaggccttaGCCTAtggaaagctgatgggatcctcctctttttaatagaggccatcactcttgTTTTCTcgcgcaattgcatagcctatagaaatgttgcgcaacatgagctcatgggctctcaatTAAGTGTTTCATTATATTTTTGatgacatttgcattgatgtcagagtgattagagggacaatagagtgctgagtaccaggcagttagcaagtttggtgggcgactaatgaccatcagcagcgtcagagaagcctaattactgtgactaaacggtcacgtggaatttgactgccttcatgactggtaaccgccggtgtggcggtaataccgtcaccacaacagccctagtaCAGCTTAGCTTGGTTTGGTTTGGGCTTGGCTCAAGAGTATTAGCTTTTGTCATTTGCCTCCATGAAAGGACTCTTTGATTGACAGTCTCTTTTGTTATACTGTAGGTGAACCGGTCTCTGaggtctcccctctcctcccagctcATCTTTATGCCTAGTAGCACGGCAACCACTGCCATGGCAACAGTCACCCAGCAGCCGCAGactcagcagcagcaacaacgGGAAGATACACCTACTTCCTCCAGCAACCAATCAGACAATGACCAGGTATGGATCAACTTTGTATTCGTGACAGAGAACATTGGAGTGAGTCCTGCTTTAGTGATGAAATCTAGAATAGCTCGTTCCCAGTCCTGTTGGTGCTGTCTTGCCTGTTCCTGTGGCCattacagcacaaacagatctgggaccaggcaaaATCTTGAATATTTGTGCAGTCAAACTACAGTATTGGGCTCTGAAATTGGTGAAACTAGATTTTTCTTCTcttacatccctctctctggcctcttCTTTCCATCAATTGTCATACActcatctccctctttctttctgggCCAGGTACAGAACCTGGCTCTGCGATGTGTCAGCAGTCCCAAGGGGGTCGGGGTCAAGACTGAAACCCCAGAGAGGGGTGAACCAGGTGGGGAGTGAAATCGCAGCACACCTAGCCTTACATACTTAGCATACTTCCTTACCTGTTAGTTATTCATTTCCTTCCTCATTCTTTCCCAGCGACCTACTCCCTTGTCCAGTCATCTCACCAGCAGTTCAACCAGTCCACTCCACAGTCTACCACTAAACCAACCCAACAGCAACAGTCCCACATCAAGATCCCCACCTACATCCAGAGCTCCAACGCCAACCTGTCCTCTCTCAACCTCAAGACGGGCAACCACCACTCCAacaccccctcctcaccctctacctctgtcccacTCTCACAGCTCCTCCTCTCCGGACCCAACTTTGGCCGGGGCGGAGCTATCACCACGGTTACCTCCGCCACCACGGCGACGCACATTCTGGTGCCCACCTCCAATGCGCCCGCCCAGCCCCACAGTTACCAGGTGGCTGCTGCCACCATCAAGCCCAATGTTAGTACTCAAACACTGGTGGTTCAGCCTCTGCAGAAAAGCACTGTTAATGACAAGGGAGGCCACGGGAACGGTCCCGTTCCAATCCAGCCCAAAACTCAACAGGGTCTCCGTATGCCCCTGCAACTGCCATCCCGCAACCCGCCTCCCATCCTCCCCGCACCCCCCGCCAACAATCAGACTAGTGCTGCCCAGCCTCCGCCGCACATCCCAGTTCAGATAGTAGGAGCCAGGCAGAGCTCCATAGGCAGCCCCCAGGCTTTGGCCTTGGTCCAGGCCCGGAACACCTGTTCCCAGGATGGAGCTACTCTTCTGAGTAGTTCCAGCAGAGCCAGCATTCTCACCATGgtggcctccatcacttccagagagggaggggtgataAACCGACGGACGGATTTAAAGAGCCTTCAATCAGCCCAGGAAACCCTCCCATTGGCCCACATCTCTCACGTGCATGCGCAAGCCAATCAGAATCAGAGACCTGGGCTGAAGCCAAGTCCAAATTGCACCTTGGCCAGCAGCAACTCCTCTCAGTCCCAGGCAGccatctctcctcccaccctctcccatTCCTCCCATACTTTACCCCTGCCTTTGGTTGAGGCGAGCAGCACCGTAGTGGCAGCCAATGGAGAGTCTGTGTGTTCTCAGCCTCCCCAGGTGAGTTGTTCATTACTAATAGCACTGATAACACTACAATTGACTGATGTTTCTAAACAACGTAGTGGTTGTCGATTCCATTTGTGAATGAATGACATTCCTCCCAGGGTAAGTCGATGAAGAGGAAATCCGAGTCAGTCGCAGCCAATGACGAAGATGGTGCCCCTCCTCCCCACCTTGTTCCAATGAGTGAacactcccctgccctctcctccgCCACGGAAGCAGGTAAGGAATCCACTAATAAATGGGCCCACTTGTCTTCAATACTTTGCCTTTCTCATTCCTCTCATTTCCGACCACTGAAAGGAGGAAAGGATAAGAGTGCAAGGAGACCATTTTCCACCTTGGCCCAGCCACCAAGCTGACACCTGTGCATGATTTCAAAAACCTCACGTTTGCACAGATTTAACCACTGTGGCCAGGCAGACTTGGTTAAAATTGTTCAAAAATAAATGATAAAAtcctttctccccccccccacccttctTTTCTTAAGGCTCTggtccactttctctctccccctctccctctcgttcccctgctctctcgATGTCCCGTATGGGGGGTGGCCAGGGGGAGAGAGCCCCCCCTCAACAGGCTGTGGTCAAACCCCACGTCCTCACCCACCTCATAGAGGGCTTCGTCATCCAGGAGGGAGCTGAACCTTTCCCTGTACATAGAGTATTCACCTTGGGATTTGTAGTTTTTGGAGAAGTTGTAGCTCTCATATACAATACAACATTAATTTGTACCCTTTTCTGATATATACCACCTGATATAAATAATGACATGTACTGTAGATGCAGTGACATGTACTGTATAATAACAACATGCACTGTAGACACTATTCTCATTAATTCCCTGTAATCAGTAATgttgaacaccacacattttGTTCCTGTATTTTGATTGACAGGTGAGTGGGCCAGTCAAGGAGCCAGCTGGAGAAGATTTGGCCATGGACAATCTAGACTCTAGTCAGCCTGAGACTGTGACTACAGCTACAGGTTCGGCTCAGACCACAGTCCCGGGTCACGTTTCCATCGAAGCCTCTGGTTTGACCACAAACTGCAATTGGTATCGTTCTTTAAACcttttcctgttctctcttcccAGTGCTGAAGTGTGAGTACTGCAAAAGCTTCGCCCCAGCCAGACAGTTTAGAGGGACCAAGCGCTTCTGCTCCTTGACCTGTTCCAAGAGGTACAAATTCCCTGCTGTATGTCTACTATATGTCATTATAAGTCTACTATATGtcagtatacactgagtatacaaaacattaggaacaccttcctagtattgagttgctcccccttttgccctccgaacagcctcaattcgccgGGGcgtggactccacaaggtgtcgaagGTTTTCCActgggatgctgacccatgttgactctaatgcgtcccacagttgtgtcaagttggctggatgtcttttgggtggaggaccattcttgatacacactggaaactgttgagcgtgaaaaacccggcagcattgcagttcaaaccggtgcgcctggcacctactaccatactctgttcaaaggcacttaaatattttgtcttgcccattcaccctctgaatggcacacgtacacaatccacgtctcaattgtctAAAGGGTTAAAAATCCTtgaccctgtctcctcccctttatctgcACTGTTTGGGGAGAATTTACGTGACATCAGTCCCcccagggatcatagctttcacctgcatTCACCtcgtcagtctatgtcatggaaagagcaggtgtctttaatgttttgtacactcagtgtatgccTACTATATTCCTCCGTGTTGCTCCAGGTATAATGTGAGCTGCAGCCAGCATTTCCGCCTGCGACAGGGGGGTCACCTCTCCCACTCTGACGAGGACGGGGTCCTGAGGAGGAGGGTCCCCCACCGGACCAGCTCCGAGATCGCCAGTGCCAAAATAGCAGGGAGACCCTTACCAGTTAAGGTAATGGTCAGTTGATCATTGATAGTTGTACACTTgtttattttttcatttcacctttatttaaccaggtaggcaagttgagaacaagttctcatttacaattgcgacctggcatgAGCTGGCATGGATGACTGAAGAGACCTGTATCGCTGTCTGTCCAAACTAGAAAAGGTGGAAAGTAGGGTGGTTTCTAGATGGGTTTAAATCACTAACCCTAATTTAAACGTTTACCTTTCTGTCCTCAAATAGCCTCAAAATCGGCTTGTCAAACGGTAATGCCATATTTGTCGTGTTCAAGCGTGGCCATGTTGTGACTACCCTGTTGCACACGCACCTCTCACAAAGTCCTGGTTCACTGTCTACAGTGCCGCTCCGAGTCCAGCCGATCGGAGGACGTCTCCAGCTGCGGGGAGGACGAGGACGATCCCATGTCCCTCTCCCCGGCCTCCTCTTCTTCCTGCCACCAGCCTCCGCCCACACTCCGATTGGAGGGCTCGGAGGCGCCCCACTTCTTGCCCGGCAGCCCCGCCCAGTGGAGTGTGGAGGAAGTGTCTCAGTTCATATCATCTCTGCAAGGTTGGTACCACAGAGATGAGCTCTATGTTGTACTTCACTTACTATAGACATCATTGGTTGATTACCGTCAGCTTAGAAGGACATGCGTTGTCATGCAACAACACCCAAATGCTACTCTGTGTTTCTGTTGCTTTTGAAATCTCGAATTACAGTTATCTTGCATGCTTTTTTAAATCCctctattattctatgatgtTGAGGTAGAAGGCCATTGCTATTAGATTTTCACCATTGTAAATGCTGTTCATGTTATTGTCTTGCTTAccgtctccccttccctctctctctttcccgccCTCTCTTACTCCcaacctccctctttctctccctccctctctcctctcctccttttctcacCCAGGCTGTGAGGAGCTGGCGGACCATTTCCTGTCGCAGGAGATTGACGGACAGGCCCTGCTGCTACTCCGAGAGGAGCATCTCATGTCCACCATGAACATCAAGCTCGGTCCCGCCCTCAAGATCTGTGCCCATATCAACAAcctgagagactgaggaggaagaATGAacggaggaaaggagaggtactTCCAAGAGAGAAAGGAGCTGACAATATGGCTGTTGAAATACTTTTGAACCGTATTAAGTGGGGTCCTTGTTGGTTTTACTATGTTTTGTCAAAACAAACAGAATGAAAGGCGGAGAAAATGAGCCTTCTATCCACAAAATGTGGACCTTAAATGTGGAGTAttatgtgagtgagtgagcaaACCCTTTATGTGTGTAATATTTGCCTATATATTTAAATATACCTTTGTTGGCTGGACTGCCTTTGTTTACGCTGTAGAAAATCATTGTGGAAATTGTGGCCTTTAAGTAGTTTCAATGATCGAAAAAATAGTACTAGAACGGAGTCGtccgtaaaaaaaaaaacgtgtttCATATCATTCCTTATTTTTACGAGTTGTTATGAATGGTAAGGTCATGTAAAGCAATGGACACATTGCCTTTGCCAACCATTACTGGGGAGTAGCAAATATATTGGCCTAAGAAACTTGACAAATAGAGGGAGACGTGTTCTGTCCGCTGAAATGAGCAAGTAACTTACAATTGGTGCACAGGATTTATATTAAAAACGTCCTTTTTAAAATGTCTGTGAAGTGGCAACAATAATCTATGCGGATCTGAAGTACAGGGATACCCGATTCAAGTGATACCATCCCATAGGCTACTTCAGTTTTCTCAACATGTTTTAGATTATATGCCCTCCTGCTTATTTTAAATGTTAGTTTTTTAAAACCTaaacgggatcggtgtcccttaaCCGGGATTTTTGTTGCTCAATATGCGATAATGTGACTAGAAAACATTGTATAGAACAGCAAACTTtccgggacatagacatgtcttatatgggcaaaAAGCTTAAgatcttgttaatctaactgcagtgtccaatttaCTGTAGCTATTaaaggaagaaaaaaaataccatgctattgtttgaggatagtgcacaaccacaaaacacttttatcacgacaactggtttgatacattcacctctgaaggtaaataatgtacgtatattcagtaatcttgctctgatttgtcatcctgagggtcccagagataaaatataaaatttatattcaaatgtagtaACTGGTTTCTACAGTTTGACCCCACTGCTGTCTCTAGCACCACACCCACCCCgcccggccatctagatgtgtgaaggttAAGGTCGTGATCCGTGATCCATcgtgtatgacattcctgggagtgtgtaaacttaaatgttttattaccatagcatttttgtatgtcctctatagttatgtacttgaacaTATATAaattgaccaattcggcacatttAGGAAAACTCCTGGCAGACTTGATGCAAAATATTGTGTAGCCAGGTAATTCCTGACTGGaccagtctgaaactttgcataCACACTGTTGTCATCTTGTGGACAAAATCTAAATTACACCTAGGATCCAATCTTAATGTATGGCCTCTTGCATTTCAGAGATGAAGGGGGGAACAATGAAAACACATGTTTTTtggtttgtattatcttttaccagatgtaatgtgttatattctcctacattaattacacatttccacaaacttcagtgtttcctttcaaatggtatcaagaatatgcatattcttacttcaggtcctgagctacaggcagttagatttgggtatgtcagtTTAggtgaattttttttatttttaaatccaaTCCTTAATCTTAAGTAAGGTCTTTGCAGTTTTACACACAGGAAGAGCTATTTACAGTAGGGATAGAAAATGTCACCACGGTCGTGCTCATTAGGCATCAAACGGAAGGAAActgactgaaacagagagggactacctggacttaTCCAATAAGAATCAGTCATTTTCATGCtgcgtgccctaatgaacatgaccctgggtTGTGGTCTTCCTCATAGCTTTCCTCATAACTTGAACCTATCCAAGGCTCTTGTGACAGTAGCAATGACTGTGGCTATTATGAATAATCAATAATCTTATGATTAGGTGCTCTGCTAATTGTGTGTTTTAAATTTAAAGCTTGGCGAAGGCTAGGTCAATATCatgcaaaaataataataaaccaACTACTAGGACAACACGCAGAAGTGGTAGTGCTTTTATTTTGCAACTGAAGTGATGAGTGTTGTGTAGACTGAACTTATGTGTAATATGTGACTTTAAGGCACGTTTGTTAGGCAGGGATCCCGGCTCAACTAAGAACATAAAGAAAGGATCACTTTGCTTTGTGGTACGACAGATACCTCAAAGGGACAATCAAGTGATATACGAGGGGGGGGATACCAAAAGATTGAGTGTATTTTCCCTTTAATTTACCTTCCCTGCTGGGCTAGATTTTATGATGATGAGAAACTCAGCCATTTCTGACTAAATTGCAGACTGATGGTTGTTTAAAGGGTTAAAGTGTGAGTGGCCACAGTTTACATGTAGAATTATATATCTGCTAGTGTGGGAGAGAGACCCAAGTGGGGCCTTGGAAGACACTGGCATTGTAGCCTGCAGGGAAGGTTCATTTGGTTTTCCGTTGGAGCCACATAGATATTCAGTATATAGACAGTggataaatatataaatatatatatatatatatatatatatatatacatacatacactgattttaccaaacattaggaacaccttcctaatattgagttgcacccacaCCTTTTTCCCTCAgcacagcctcaattcgtcgggtcATGAACTCTACAAAGTGCCAAAAGCGTTCCACAAGGATGTTGAccccaatacttcccacagttgtcaagttggctggatgtcctttgggtggttgaccattcttgatacacacggtgGAAACTGTTGAGCAAGAAATACCCAGCAGCATTGTCgttcttttatttttttgtaatcTTTTAAAAAAACGTTtaccctttttcgtggtatccagtcttgtctcatcacggCAACTCGgtagaggcgaaggtcgagagccgtgcgtcccccaaaacacaacccaaccaagctgcactgcttcttgacacaatgcccgcttaaccaggaagccagccgcaccaacgtgtcagaggaaacaccatgcacctggcatctgtgtcagcatgcactgcacccggcccaccacaggagtcgctagggacaaggacatccctgccggccaaaccctcccctaacccggatggctctgggccaattgtacaccgccccatgggtctcccggtcgcggccggctacgacagagcctggacttgaaccaggatcTCAAGTggcactgcagtgccttagaccactgcaccactcgggaggcccagcaTTGCCagtcttgacacaaaccagtgcacccAGCACCTACTAcgataccccattcaaaggcacttacattttgcgtcttgcctattcaccctctgaatgacactcatacacaatccatatctaaattgtctcaaggcttaaaaatccttctttaacctgtctccccttcatctacactgattgaagtggatttaacaattgaCATCAAAGAGGATCATAGCGTTCACctaggtcagtcagtctgtcatggaaaaagcagatTGCtttgtatatacatacatacatactgaacaaaaatataaatttgtttacatccttgttagtgagcatttctcattttccaagataatccatccacgtgTCAGATGTGGCTGATTAAACattatgatcattacacaggtgcaccttgtgctggggacaataaaatgccactctaaaatgtgcagtttttgtcacaacacagatgtctcaagttctaAGGGcaggtgcaattggcatgctgactgcaggaatgtccaccagtgcTGTTGTCAgatcatttaatgttaatttctctaccataaaccacctccaatatagttttagagaatttggcagtaagtccaaACGGGCTCACAACTGCAGGCCACATGTacccacgccaacccaggacctccacatctggcctgttcacctgtgggatcatctgagaccagccacccagacagctgatgaaactgaggattatttctgtctgtaataaagcccttctatggggaaaaactcattatgattggctgggcctggctccctagtgggtggTCCTATGCCcatccatggctgtgcccctTGCCAAgtgatgtgaaatccatagattagggcctaattaattcatttcaatagactgatttccttatatgaactgtaactcagtaaaatggtTAATTGtagcatgttgcgtttatatttttgttcagtatagttatgTCCTGATACCTGAGTGTTTCTTCAGTCTCTCACATTGTATTGAGGATAGTAATGGCACCTAAAGAAAAACAAGATTTGGTGTTTTGACATTTGAAACGCTCTTCCAGCAGTCTTCACGGTAATGTGAAAAAGCGACACTGAATTTATGACCTAGATTTAAACAAGAAGCACAGGAGCCAATCAGAGAACAGTGTAATTGTAGGCCTCTCCATATCCCGCCTCGTGCAGGTACTTCTCAATGTCCAGTGGCCCAGGCACGCGAAGAACTGGCCTATCGTTGGCACTCTTCTCTCCTGATTGGAGCTTCTGGATCACCTCAGCCAATGCAGGGCGCTCGTGTGGAGCGAACTGGCCACAGGACTTGATTATGGAATACCTGAAAAAGGTACAGTAGCTTTTGGAACCAATTTTAACTGGTTTTGTGGGGATCATTGTGGCCACTTCTATCACTGTCTAAGAACTAGTACTGTTATATGTTTTCTGTGGTATACTAGGTCATTATTAACGGATTATGACTTAATGTGGTCGCTTACAGTGAGTTAGAACAATTAGCGGGTCTCTTCTGAGTCTTTCCTCTCTGGAGGTATTGGAGAAGATCATTGGCCATGACTTTAGGGAATGGTGGGTCACCTAGAAAGTGGAGGATTCAATGAGTTTATTAGGGGTGCGTGTACATGATAAACATTATATCCCTGGGATAACATTTGTGATGGTTGTAACAGTTTAACAGGCCGGTAATGATAGATTTATTTATTTAGAAAAGCATTTACCGAGTGTCACCATTTCATGGAGCAGGATACCAAAAGACCAGCTGTAAAAAAAAGGATGGTTGGAGAGATCACTGTCAACGTTAAAAGTCTCATGACTTTTTCATATTATATGTCCAATCAGATTGGCGACCTACACGTCACTGCTTTGACTGACATGTCTCCTTGCCAATACTTCTGGAGCGTGCCACTTCCTCGTCTCGGTGTTCTCCAGCTCTCCTGGAGTTCCTGCTTGTGTTTTCCTGCGGTATGCTGGACCCAATCCCCACAGTTTAGCTGTCAGGTCTCTGCCAACCAACACGCTCCGAGCTCCAACGTTGCCATGGATACAGCTCTGACCATGCAGGTATTCCTGAATGCACAGATAAGGAGGATGCTGTTTTACAATGGCTATGGGACATTCAAGCATGTAAAATCCATTCATACAGACAAATCAAGTAGGTCAAGGCCAGGAGTTTTCCCTAAACACACGACTTGATGAGGTAAAACTATTGGCTCTAAATTATATGCATGCATTAACCCTTTTAattcagcagttgtcacaaagtgcttacaCAGTTCTGAATAAGAAGGATGGAATGGTTAGATCGACATCTTCATAGCATATGCACTCAACTTGAACTATCATTTTCAATTGTAGACATACGGACAGAGatggatggaaaggagagagagaccaaccagaGCAGAAGCCACTTGTCCTCCCATGGTGAAGATGCGCTTCTCTGTGATGTCGCATGGGGACTCCCCGCCTGTGTCCTGCCAAGAAACAGCACTGTGAGTCTCCATTCTCACTATCACTAATGGTCATGTCCATATTCACTGTAGTCTAAATGATTACAGAGTGTTTGCGCAGCCTCTTGAGATCCACGTACAACTCGAATGTTCAGGCGACAATTCACGATTTACCTAAAGGTTGTGCACGGCAGATCTCTGGCTAAGAGCCGTCCCTATAACACATCAGCATCATGGTCAGTATACTCCAGTCTAGAGCAAAACGTTTTGGTGAAACAATCTTTCTTCGGGACAAGTTCAAGTAGGCTACCTCTTCGTTTCACTCTTTTTAAAACGGTGTTCTCCCTATTGAACATCCCCAGCTATTTGGCAATGTAGGAGTACCCATAGAGTTATATAGAGGATTCATCATAGATATAAGCCAttttagcatggacattgccattgagggcttccgcTGTGCTTCacccattttaaagtagtcaactgggtggggatttCTATGGGCGGTagcctcaatggtgctgcccatgcgCTCATAGATATAAAGTTgggtcctctatccatctctatgggAGTACCATACCTGTCGACACCTCCATAGGAACCCCAGCAGGTCCCTGTGCTCCAGTTCCTCCATCACGGTGATGAGGGGGGTACGTAGGGAGAGCACGCCTATTAGACCAGGCAGAAAGGGGTGGGGCCCCAGCTCAGACAGAAAGGAGGCAAAGCCCAGGAAGGACTGGCGCTCGCTGGCATCAGCTGTCTCTGGGGGAGAACAGGTGCATGTTGAGATTTACTACATTGCAGTTGGACTGCGTAGAATCACTGATCTACAAATGATCTAACATCCCTCATAACTACTCAATGTGTTATCAAGACTAGTGGTTCTGTGCCTCGCTTTGCTCAAACAGATCCCCTCAAACACACTTTTTTCTCCTTCTATATCTGTCAGTAGGCTACTGAAGGGAAATGTAGTCATTTTTGTTATGGGTTGGCCTAGGTCTGTTGATTTGAATATCGATCAGATGTCATCGTGACACCAAGACCAGGTAACATCCCCAACATTTCAGGTTTTATACTCATAAGCCTGAAGGTCTTACAATACACTGACTGTCAGTCTCTGGATTGGAGCATCTATTTTATAACTCCAATGTATATCAAAGAATGTTACCTTTAAGTTTCCGTAGAATCACATCTCTGTTGTCCATCCTTGCCCGGCAGAGGGTGACAGAGTCATTCGGTTTGACAAAGGACAGGGGCAGCGGAGTGACGAGGTTGAAAGAGCCATGCTGCCTCTCTCTGGGCG
This window of the Oncorhynchus keta strain PuntledgeMale-10-30-2019 chromosome 20, Oket_V2, whole genome shotgun sequence genome carries:
- the LOC118399272 gene encoding tyrosine-protein kinase STYK1-like, producing MSSYSDADNQCQPGDTICEITVYKQEVIIVPILLLASFLVTLLIILLMRCCPGKGIRGRPSVILARPHSTRRLSAHTLRQSARQNVQGIDAPPELNPLEHEELPMGTPTWRDAPDTFSAVPETPRERQHGSFNLVTPLPLSFVKPNDSVTLCRARMDNRDVILRKLKETADASERQSFLGFASFLSELGPHPFLPGLIGVLSLRTPLITVMEELEHRDLLGFLWRCRQDTGGESPCDITEKRIFTMGGQVASALEYLHGQSCIHGNVGARSVLVGRDLTAKLWGLGPAYRRKTQAGTPGELENTETRKWHAPEVLARRHVSQSSDVWSFGILLHEMVTLGDPPFPKVMANDLLQYLQRGKTQKRPANCSNSLYSIIKSCGQFAPHERPALAEVIQKLQSGEKSANDRPVLRVPGPLDIEKYLHEAGYGEAYNYTVL